From Watersipora subatra chromosome 2, tzWatSuba1.1, whole genome shotgun sequence, one genomic window encodes:
- the LOC137387142 gene encoding streptococcal hemagglutinin-like has product MYITSDALTELWCQTLYFHVPNSENKLGEDNLTVGRPLTWHTSVEKESVEVYFYSNASLFVNVYFYSNASLFVNVYFYSSASLFVNVYFSSNTSLFVNVYFSSNTSLFVNVYFSSNTSLFVNVSSSSNASLFVNVHVYFSSNTSLFVNVSSSSNTSLFVNVYFSSNTSLFVNVYFSSNTSLFVNVYFSSNTSLFVNVYFSSNTSLFVNVSSSSNASLFVNVHVYFSSNTSLFVNVSSSSNTSLFVNVYFSSNTSLFVNVYFSSNTSLFVNVYFSSNTSLFVNVYFSSNTSLFVNVYFSSNTSLFVNVYFSSNTSLFVNVYFSSNTSLFVNVSSSSNASPFVNVHVYFSSNTSLFVNVSSSSNASLFANVYFSSNTSHFVNVYFSSNTSLFVNVYFSSITSLFVNVYFYSNASLSVNVYFSNNTSLFVNVYFSSNTSLFVNVSSSSNTSLFVNVYFSSNTSLFANVYF; this is encoded by the exons ATGTATATCACATCGGATGCCCTTACAGAGCTTTGGTGCCAAACTCTATATTTCCATGTTCCAAACTCAGAGAACAAGCTAGGGGAAGATAACCTCACAg TTGGACGTCCTCTGACGTGGCACACAAGTGTGGAAAAAGAGAGTGTAGAAGTCTATTTCTATAGCAATGCATCACTCTTTGTGAATGTCTATTTCTATAGCAATGCATCACTCTTTGTGAATGTCTATTTCTATAGCAGTGCATCACTCTTTGTGAATGTCTATTTCTCTAGCAATACATCACTCTTTGTGAATGTCTATTTCTCTAGCAATACATCACTCTTTGTGAATGTCTATTTCTCTAGCAATACATCACTCTTTGTGAATGTCTCTTCCTCTAGCAATGCATCACTCTTtgtgaatgtacatgtatatttctctaGCAATACATCACTCTTTGTGAATGTCTCTTCCTCTAGCAATACATCACTCTTTGTGAATGTCTATTTCTCTAGCAATACATCACTCTTTGTGAATGTCTATTTCTCTAGCAATACATCACTCTTTGTGAATGTCTATTTCTCTAGCAATACATCACTCTTTGTGAATGTCTATTTCTCTAGCAATACATCACTCTTTGTGAATGTCTCTTCCTCTAGCAATGCATCACTCTTtgtgaatgtacatgtatatttctctaGCAATACATCACTCTTTGTGAATGTCTCTTCCTCTAGCAATACATCACTCTTTGTGAATGTCTATTTCTCTAGCAATACATCACTCTTTGTGAATGTCTATTTCTCTAGCAATACATCACTCTTTGTGAATGTCTATTTCTCTAGCAATACATCACTCTTTGTGAATGTCTATTTCTCTAGCAATACATCACTCTTTGTGAATGTCTATTTCTCTAGCAATACATCACTCTTTGTGAATGTCTATTTCTCTAGCAATACATCACTCTTTGTGAATGTCTATTTCTCTAGCAATACATCACTCTTTGTGAATGTCTCTTCCTCTAGCAATGCATCACCTTTtgtgaatgtacatgtatatttctctaGCAATACATCACTCTTTGTGAATGTCTCTTCCTCTAGCAATGCATCACTCTTTGCGAATGTCTATTTCTCTAGCAATACATCACACTTTGTGAATGTCTATTTCTCTAGCAATACATCACTCTTTGTGAATGTCTATTTCTCTAGCATTACATCACTTTTTGTGAATGTATATTTCTATAGCAATGCATCACTCTCTGTGAATGTCTATTTCTCTAACAATACATCACTCTTTGTGAATGTCTATTTCTCTAGCAATACATCACTCTTTGTGAATGTCTCTTCCTCTAGCAATACATCACTCTTTGTGAATGTCTATTTTTCTAGCAATACATCACTCTTTGCTAATGTCTATTTTTAG